A part of Rhipicephalus microplus isolate Deutch F79 chromosome 8, USDA_Rmic, whole genome shotgun sequence genomic DNA contains:
- the LOC119165261 gene encoding uncharacterized protein LOC119165261 isoform X1: MSYPCEKAENRLRMEQAPPALNGRAYAPPPDYGDAPPTILNTPVTPELTTVPPSQEGDWWTQTKLWYRQQWKKTDPVLPAVSASLGLAVTAASLAGNLTGAGMVMVPFAFVWIGWSALFWLPVFGVLAVFSAGLLESCCEMLEERHEEYRRFHWYTQYSDIANRAVGPGLSKVVGALRLLCVVGLWALLIVIASATMVDFVALTLPVPVPRGHLYCGFVVGCGVLFVLSSGTTATYCRYWCGVVNTPVAVVLTILLLTGIAGNNKMATGTGEAMFTIKLFDLGSLIGDVSGLSKGVKDVTSALYFVSLGILAFNFAGVCEFTNIRRDMKAPPSFTKAAAFGVAGSTLAFFIVGVTACAVLYPFNGNVVLIFNTRNVRIAAHFFTVTCFDQLTNLSDLILGEYDRVEDYGKRLAWRRARISAPLALCAGGIALALPYEGPLMGLVGSLALCPVAFLLPPVFYYKLCQGSEQWPEKPLSTRMKIGLALAILCGLFVFIGGTVASIIQLVNEYGADEQSCFRGFCYDQKFALTPASLSLLDIFTSGGNVDPNWGKCSTKY; this comes from the exons ATGAGCTATCCCTGCGAGAAAGCGGAGAATAGACTTCGGATGGAGCAAGCGCCTCCGGCAT TGAATGGCCGTGCgtacgcaccaccaccggactaCGGAGACGCGCCTCCGACCATCCTCAACACTCCGGTAACTCCTGAATTGACGACGGTGCCCCCTAGTCAAGAAGGCGACTGGTGGACGCAGACTAAGCTGTGGTACAGGCAGCAATGGAAGAAGACAGACCCCGTGCTTCCAGCGGTATCGGCTTCGCTAGGCTTAGCTGTGACGGCAGCGTCTCTGGCAGGCAATCTGACTGGTGCTGGAATGGTGATGGTCCCGTTCGCCTTCGTATGGATAG GATGGAGCGCCCTCTTTTGGCTTCCGGTGTTCGGAGTTCTCGCAGTCTTTAGCGCAGGCCTGCTCGAGTCATGCTGCGAAATGCTGGAAGAGCGCCACGAGGAGTACCGCCGGTTCCACTGGTACACGCAGTACTCGGACATCGCGAACAGAGCCGTGGGACCAGGGCTATC GAAGGTTGTGGGTGCCCTGCGATTGCTCTGCGTCGTGGGACtttgggctttgctcattgtgATCGCATCGGCCACTATGGTTGACTTCGTGGCCCTCACCCTACCAGTGCCAGTACCAAGGGGACACTTATACTGCGGCTTCGTTGTTGGCTGCGGAGTGCTGTTCGTTCTCTCCAGTGGTACCACGGCAACCTACTGCCGATACTG GTGCGGCGTGGTAAACACCCCGGTGGCTGTGGTGCTGACGATTCTGTTGCTCACGGGTATCGCGGGCAATAATAAGATGGCTACCGGAACCGGAGAGGCAATGTTTACCATAAAGCTGTTCGACCTCGGCTCTCTCATCGGCGACGTCTCTGGCCTGTCCAAGGGCGTCAAGGACGTTACCAGCGCCCTATACTTTGTCAGTCTCGGGATCTTGGCCTTCAATTTCGCCGGCGTGTGCGAATTCACAAACATTCGACGTGACATGAAGGCACCGCCTTCTTTCACCAAGGCTGCTGCCTTCGGAGTCGCAG GAAGCACGCTGGCTTTTTTCATCGTTGGCGTAACTGCCTGCGCGGTCCTTTACCCGTTCAACGGAAACGTCGTGCTGATCTTCAACACACGAAATGTCCGGATCGCTGCCCACTTCTTCACTGTGACGTGCTTCGATCAGTTGACGAACCTCAGCGACCTCATACTGGGAGAATACGACCGCGTAGAGGATTACGGAAAAC GCTTGGCCTGGAGGCGTGCCCGAATATCGGCTCCGCTTGCCTTGTGCGCCGGTGGAATCGCCCTGGCCTTGCCATACGAAGGACCCTTGATGGGACTCGTTGGGTCCCTTGCGCTCTGCCCTGTGGCGTTCCTGCTGCCCCCCGTGTTCTACTACAAGCTGTGCCAGGGATCGGAGCAGTGGCCAGAGAA GCCCCTGAGCACGAGAATGAAGATCGGCCTCGCATTAGCCATTCTGTGCGGCCTTTTCGTGTTCATCGGCGGAACGGTGGCGTCGATCATTCAGCTGGTGAACGAGTACGGTGCGGATGAACAGTCCTGCTTCCGGGGCTTCTGCTACGACCAAAAGTTCGCACTGACGCCGGCGTCACTTTCTCTTCTCGATATATTCACCAGCGGCGGGAACGTAGACCCCAATTGGGGTAAATGCAGCACGAAATACTGA
- the LOC119165261 gene encoding uncharacterized protein LOC119165261 isoform X3, translated as MSYPCEKAENRLRMEQAPPALNGRAYAPPPDYGDAPPTILNTPVTPELTTVPPSQEGDWWTQTKLWYRQQWKKTDPVLPAVSASLGLAVTAASLAGNLTGAGMVMVPFAFVWIGWSALFWLPVFGVLAVFSAGLLESCCEMLEERHEEYRRFHWYTQYSDIANRAVGPGLSKVVGALRLLCVVGLWALLIVIASATMVDFVALTLPVPVPRGHLYCGFVVGCGVLFVLSSGTTATYCRYWCGVVNTPVAVVLTILLLTGIAGNNKMATGTGEAMFTIKLFDLGSLIGDVSGLSKGVKDVTSALYFVSLGILAFNFAGVCEFTNIRRDMKAPPSFTKAAAFGVAGLAWRRARISAPLALCAGGIALALPYEGPLMGLVGSLALCPVAFLLPPVFYYKLCQGSEQWPEKPLSTRMKIGLALAILCGLFVFIGGTVASIIQLVNEYGADEQSCFRGFCYDQKFALTPASLSLLDIFTSGGNVDPNWGKCSTKY; from the exons ATGAGCTATCCCTGCGAGAAAGCGGAGAATAGACTTCGGATGGAGCAAGCGCCTCCGGCAT TGAATGGCCGTGCgtacgcaccaccaccggactaCGGAGACGCGCCTCCGACCATCCTCAACACTCCGGTAACTCCTGAATTGACGACGGTGCCCCCTAGTCAAGAAGGCGACTGGTGGACGCAGACTAAGCTGTGGTACAGGCAGCAATGGAAGAAGACAGACCCCGTGCTTCCAGCGGTATCGGCTTCGCTAGGCTTAGCTGTGACGGCAGCGTCTCTGGCAGGCAATCTGACTGGTGCTGGAATGGTGATGGTCCCGTTCGCCTTCGTATGGATAG GATGGAGCGCCCTCTTTTGGCTTCCGGTGTTCGGAGTTCTCGCAGTCTTTAGCGCAGGCCTGCTCGAGTCATGCTGCGAAATGCTGGAAGAGCGCCACGAGGAGTACCGCCGGTTCCACTGGTACACGCAGTACTCGGACATCGCGAACAGAGCCGTGGGACCAGGGCTATC GAAGGTTGTGGGTGCCCTGCGATTGCTCTGCGTCGTGGGACtttgggctttgctcattgtgATCGCATCGGCCACTATGGTTGACTTCGTGGCCCTCACCCTACCAGTGCCAGTACCAAGGGGACACTTATACTGCGGCTTCGTTGTTGGCTGCGGAGTGCTGTTCGTTCTCTCCAGTGGTACCACGGCAACCTACTGCCGATACTG GTGCGGCGTGGTAAACACCCCGGTGGCTGTGGTGCTGACGATTCTGTTGCTCACGGGTATCGCGGGCAATAATAAGATGGCTACCGGAACCGGAGAGGCAATGTTTACCATAAAGCTGTTCGACCTCGGCTCTCTCATCGGCGACGTCTCTGGCCTGTCCAAGGGCGTCAAGGACGTTACCAGCGCCCTATACTTTGTCAGTCTCGGGATCTTGGCCTTCAATTTCGCCGGCGTGTGCGAATTCACAAACATTCGACGTGACATGAAGGCACCGCCTTCTTTCACCAAGGCTGCTGCCTTCGGAGTCGCAG GCTTGGCCTGGAGGCGTGCCCGAATATCGGCTCCGCTTGCCTTGTGCGCCGGTGGAATCGCCCTGGCCTTGCCATACGAAGGACCCTTGATGGGACTCGTTGGGTCCCTTGCGCTCTGCCCTGTGGCGTTCCTGCTGCCCCCCGTGTTCTACTACAAGCTGTGCCAGGGATCGGAGCAGTGGCCAGAGAA GCCCCTGAGCACGAGAATGAAGATCGGCCTCGCATTAGCCATTCTGTGCGGCCTTTTCGTGTTCATCGGCGGAACGGTGGCGTCGATCATTCAGCTGGTGAACGAGTACGGTGCGGATGAACAGTCCTGCTTCCGGGGCTTCTGCTACGACCAAAAGTTCGCACTGACGCCGGCGTCACTTTCTCTTCTCGATATATTCACCAGCGGCGGGAACGTAGACCCCAATTGGGGTAAATGCAGCACGAAATACTGA